The Helianthus annuus cultivar XRQ/B chromosome 16, HanXRQr2.0-SUNRISE, whole genome shotgun sequence genome includes a window with the following:
- the LOC118488051 gene encoding serine/threonine-protein phosphatase 7 long form homolog gives MGIWRSCCPLLCYSVVEHHYPQRVMRQFGMFQYIPNPIAIDHNEHARLHSMNRSGKTGWNWLSRHAPYVSQWEARHQNLVTGELMTSVGVANDYMSWYMEHTVLYVSNPQLSAGPTSGFQDEGARVQMMSETMGLIHRSEDVDVIHGAAYRALEMSNVPQYTQYPTHLSQEPVDLVSYPRTQRVGRPRRRARGGRNVEEAGTSNWGPNFETGGGIRIRW, from the exons ATGGGAATTTGGCGGAGTTGTTGCCCTCTGCTATGCTACTCGGTTGTGGAGCATCACTATCCTCAACGAGTGATGAGACAGTTTGGCATGTTCCAGTATATACCTAACCCAATTGCCATAGATCATAATGAGCATGCCAGACTTCATTCCATGAACCGGAGCGGGAAAACCGGCTGGAACTGGTTAAGTCGTCACGCACCGTATGTTAGTCAGTGGGAGGCACGTCATCAAAACTTGGTGACCGGGGAACTCATGACATCTGTTGGAGTTGCCAATGATTACATGTCGTGGTACATGGAACATACGGTGTTATATGTATCTAACCCACAGTTGTCAGCTGGCCCTACGAGCGGTTTTCAAGACGAAGGAGCAAGGGTCCAAATGATG TCGGAGACGATGGGTCTAATTCACCGATCTGAAGATGTGGACGTTATTCATGGTGCGGCGTATCGGGCCCTTGAGATGTCTAATGTTCCACAATACACACAATATCCGACTCATCTGTCACAGGAGCCGGTGGACCTTGTTTCATATCCTCGTACACAGAGGGTAGGCAGGCCCCGACGTCGTGCTCGTGGTGGTAGAAACGTTGAAGAGGCCGGGACATCAAATTGGGGCCCAAACTTCGAAACAGGGGGGGGGATCAGGATCCGGTGGTAA